A genomic region of Erythrobacter sp. SCSIO 43205 contains the following coding sequences:
- a CDS encoding peptide chain release factor 3 — translation MSNRRTFAIISHPDAGKTTLTEKLLLQGGAIHLAGEVKARGDQRRARSDWMKIEQQRGISVTSSVMTFERDGVTFNLLDTPGHEDFSEDTYRTLTAVDSAVMVIDAAKGIEPQTRKLFEVCRLRSVPIITFVNKVDREGRPVFELLDEIADMLALDVSPQMYPVGMGGEFKGILDFASGDVVVPEGPSREFKGKRVADFDLPEDTAENVELAQIGYPEFDLEAYRNGDLTPVYFGSALKNFGVTELIEAIANFAPPPRSQPAGQVQVEPDHDEVTGFIFKVQANMDPNHRDRIAFMRQVSGTFKRGMKLTPSGLGKPIAIHSPILFFAQDREIADTAEAGDIIGIPNHGTLRVGDTLSEKNQLRFTGLPNFAPEILRRVQLKDPTKTKQLRKALDDLSEEGVIQVFYPEIGAQHIVGVVGQLQLDVLISRLSAEYKVEAALEASPFATARWLKGDAKALNEFESFNRANLARDRDGDLVFMAKSPWDVNYQVEKNPELTFSATKER, via the coding sequence ATGTCCAACAGACGCACATTCGCGATCATTTCGCACCCTGACGCTGGTAAGACGACGCTTACTGAAAAGCTCCTCCTGCAAGGGGGGGCAATCCACCTTGCCGGTGAGGTCAAGGCGCGCGGGGACCAACGGCGTGCGCGCTCTGACTGGATGAAAATCGAGCAGCAGCGCGGGATTTCGGTGACTTCGTCGGTGATGACGTTTGAGCGGGATGGCGTCACTTTCAACCTGCTCGACACACCGGGGCACGAGGATTTCTCTGAAGACACTTATCGCACGCTGACCGCCGTAGACTCAGCTGTTATGGTCATTGATGCGGCCAAAGGTATTGAGCCTCAAACGCGCAAATTGTTCGAGGTATGCCGCCTTCGCTCGGTTCCGATCATTACCTTCGTCAATAAGGTCGACCGCGAGGGCCGACCCGTGTTTGAGCTGCTGGACGAGATCGCAGATATGCTTGCGCTCGATGTGTCGCCGCAAATGTATCCGGTTGGTATGGGCGGAGAGTTTAAAGGTATTCTCGACTTCGCAAGTGGGGACGTGGTTGTGCCTGAAGGCCCATCGCGCGAGTTTAAGGGCAAGCGGGTTGCAGACTTCGACCTGCCCGAAGACACAGCCGAGAATGTCGAATTGGCGCAGATCGGTTATCCCGAATTTGACCTTGAAGCCTATCGCAATGGCGATCTCACGCCTGTCTATTTCGGTTCAGCGCTCAAGAATTTCGGCGTGACAGAGCTGATCGAAGCCATCGCCAATTTTGCGCCCCCACCGCGCTCTCAACCCGCAGGCCAAGTGCAGGTCGAACCTGACCATGATGAAGTCACTGGCTTTATCTTCAAGGTTCAAGCGAACATGGATCCCAACCATCGCGACCGCATTGCCTTCATGCGTCAGGTGTCGGGCACGTTTAAACGCGGCATGAAACTGACGCCATCAGGGCTGGGTAAACCGATCGCTATCCACTCACCAATCCTGTTTTTTGCTCAGGATCGCGAAATTGCCGACACCGCAGAAGCAGGTGATATAATCGGTATTCCCAACCACGGCACGCTGCGGGTCGGCGATACGCTTTCGGAAAAGAACCAGCTTCGTTTTACAGGGCTGCCAAATTTTGCGCCGGAAATCCTGCGCCGGGTTCAACTCAAGGACCCCACCAAGACAAAGCAATTGCGCAAGGCCCTCGACGATCTCTCTGAAGAAGGCGTGATCCAGGTCTTCTACCCAGAGATCGGCGCGCAGCACATCGTGGGCGTCGTCGGCCAGCTGCAATTGGACGTGCTCATCTCGCGGCTTTCAGCCGAATATAAAGTCGAAGCGGCTCTGGAAGCCTCGCCCTTTGCCACCGCTCGATGGTTGAAAGGTGATGCGAAGGCTCTCAATGAATTTGAAAGCTTCAACCGCGCCAATCTCGCACGCGACCGTGATGGCGATCTCGTCTTCATGGCCAAGAGCCCATGGGACGTGAACTATCAGGTTGAAAAGAACCCCGAGCTTACCTTCTCCGCGACTAAGGAAAGGTAG
- the pheT gene encoding phenylalanine--tRNA ligase subunit beta → MKFSITWLKDHLETEASLQEILDALNAIGLEVEGVEDPSESLAGFRVAHVLTAEKHPDADKLQVLSVDTGEGDPVQVVCGAPNARAGMKGVLGLPGAVVPSNGMELRKTAIRGVESTGMMCSARELDLGEDHDGIIELPDDATVGHSFADYQGSSPIIDVAITPNRPDCMGVYGIARDLAAAGLGTLKPIAVPSFEAAGECPVEIRTDDPDGCPAFYGRVIKGVKNGPSPDWLQQRLKSAGQKPISLLVDLTNYLMLAFGRPAHVYDLAKLEGSICARKAKAGEELLALNEKTYTLDDTMTAIADEAKVVGIGGIMGGEETGVQEDSTDILLEIAFFDPAATGVTGRKLGLATDARTRFERGVDPEFLDEGLDLLTGLIVELAGGIPSEVKRAGSPPSEAKVVAFDTGLTKRLGGVDVAEDEQRSILEKLGFNVADPGSSPGQAWEVTCPLRRNDIEGPADLVEEVVRIYGLDKVESVALPRVDGVARPTASPQQMLERKLRRAAAGSGLDEAITWSFLPENVAEHFTATDDLWKLSNPISEDMKVMRPSLIPGLLLAAKRNADRGAGATRVFELGRRYFKGKGGASDERATLGVVLAGEKTERGWVNGKATSFDAYDAKAAAITLLEAAGAPTARLMVMGEAGDQFHPGQSATLRLGPKNVLARFGMIHPATLKAFDMDGPVAAVELFLDAIPAKKASKGPVSFARPSFTPPALQAVTRDFAFLVPADLAAEDLLKTVRGSDKTNITAARVFDVFTGEGVPDGKKSIAIEVTLQPQEKSFKDKDLKAIADNVVAAAAKVGAELRG, encoded by the coding sequence ATGAAATTCTCGATCACATGGTTGAAAGACCACCTAGAAACCGAAGCGAGCCTTCAGGAAATCCTCGATGCGCTGAACGCGATCGGGCTTGAGGTTGAGGGGGTCGAAGACCCTTCTGAAAGTCTCGCTGGCTTTCGTGTCGCTCACGTTCTGACAGCAGAAAAGCACCCGGATGCGGACAAGCTGCAAGTGCTCAGCGTCGATACCGGCGAAGGTGATCCGGTGCAGGTGGTTTGCGGCGCGCCAAATGCGCGTGCCGGGATGAAAGGCGTTTTGGGCCTTCCCGGCGCAGTGGTGCCATCAAACGGGATGGAACTGCGCAAAACGGCCATCCGCGGTGTCGAAAGCACCGGCATGATGTGTTCTGCGCGCGAACTTGATCTGGGCGAAGATCACGACGGCATCATCGAACTGCCAGATGATGCAACCGTGGGTCACAGCTTTGCCGATTATCAAGGCTCTTCTCCGATTATTGACGTCGCAATCACGCCCAACCGCCCCGATTGCATGGGTGTTTACGGTATCGCGCGCGATCTGGCGGCAGCGGGCCTTGGGACTTTAAAGCCAATCGCGGTTCCCTCCTTTGAGGCGGCTGGAGAATGCCCGGTCGAAATTCGCACCGATGATCCCGACGGTTGCCCCGCATTTTATGGCCGCGTGATCAAAGGCGTTAAAAACGGTCCATCACCCGATTGGCTGCAACAGCGGTTGAAGTCGGCTGGACAAAAGCCAATTTCGCTTCTGGTTGACCTTACCAACTATCTCATGCTTGCCTTTGGGCGGCCTGCCCACGTCTATGACCTTGCGAAGCTTGAAGGTTCGATCTGCGCTCGCAAAGCCAAAGCGGGGGAAGAACTGCTCGCTTTGAACGAGAAGACCTACACGCTCGATGACACCATGACCGCGATTGCCGATGAGGCGAAAGTTGTTGGTATTGGCGGCATTATGGGCGGTGAGGAAACCGGGGTGCAGGAGGACAGCACCGATATTCTGCTCGAAATCGCATTCTTTGACCCAGCCGCTACTGGCGTGACGGGCCGCAAACTTGGCCTTGCGACCGATGCGCGCACCCGGTTTGAGCGCGGCGTTGATCCAGAGTTTCTGGACGAGGGGCTTGACCTGCTGACAGGCCTCATCGTTGAGCTTGCTGGCGGAATACCCAGCGAGGTGAAGCGTGCAGGCTCTCCGCCAAGCGAGGCGAAGGTCGTCGCGTTTGACACTGGCCTGACAAAGCGTCTTGGCGGTGTCGATGTCGCTGAAGATGAGCAGCGCTCTATCCTTGAAAAGCTGGGCTTCAACGTGGCGGACCCCGGATCAAGTCCGGGGCAGGCGTGGGAAGTCACCTGCCCGCTGCGCCGCAATGACATCGAAGGGCCCGCCGATCTGGTTGAAGAGGTCGTGCGCATTTATGGCCTCGATAAGGTCGAAAGCGTCGCTCTGCCGCGCGTTGATGGCGTCGCACGCCCCACGGCCAGCCCGCAGCAGATGCTTGAGCGCAAGTTGCGCCGGGCAGCGGCTGGAAGCGGGCTTGATGAAGCGATCACTTGGTCGTTCCTCCCTGAAAATGTTGCTGAACACTTCACCGCCACGGATGACCTTTGGAAGCTGAGCAATCCGATTAGCGAGGACATGAAAGTCATGCGTCCCTCGCTTATTCCGGGGCTTCTGCTTGCGGCGAAACGCAATGCCGACCGCGGCGCAGGCGCGACCCGCGTTTTCGAACTTGGTCGCCGTTATTTCAAAGGGAAGGGTGGTGCGAGCGATGAGCGCGCGACACTTGGCGTAGTTTTGGCTGGCGAAAAGACAGAGCGCGGCTGGGTCAATGGCAAGGCGACGAGTTTTGATGCCTATGACGCAAAAGCGGCAGCTATCACTCTGCTCGAAGCAGCGGGCGCTCCAACCGCACGGTTGATGGTCATGGGTGAGGCAGGAGACCAGTTCCATCCCGGCCAATCGGCCACCTTGCGCCTTGGCCCCAAGAACGTGCTCGCCCGATTCGGAATGATCCATCCCGCAACGCTTAAGGCGTTTGATATGGATGGCCCCGTCGCTGCGGTGGAGCTGTTCCTTGATGCGATCCCTGCGAAGAAAGCGAGCAAGGGTCCGGTTAGCTTTGCCCGGCCAAGCTTCACACCGCCTGCCCTGCAAGCGGTGACACGCGATTTTGCGTTTCTGGTGCCAGCTGATTTGGCCGCCGAGGATCTGCTCAAAACGGTACGCGGGTCGGACAAGACCAACATCACAGCCGCGCGCGTGTTCGACGTGTTCACTGGCGAAGGTGTTCCAGATGGCAAGAAATCCATCGCGATCGAAGTGACGCTTCAACCGCAGGAAAAGAGCTTTAAGGACAAGGACCTCAAAGCAATCGCGGACAATGTCGTTGCGGCGGCGGCCAAAGTGGGAGCTGAGCTGAGGGGATAA
- the pheS gene encoding phenylalanine--tRNA ligase subunit alpha has protein sequence MTELTDQKEAALAAIEASATLDALEEQRVAALGKKGWVSLALKTLGTMSPEERKDAAPAIQAVRGEVASALEAKKAQLEASVLEAQLAAETIDLTLPAPNQPKGSIHPVSQVMDELAEIFADLGFSVATGPEIEDDWHNFTALNMDESHPARAMHDTFYFPDKAADGASMLLRTHTSPVQIRSMKAQGAPIRLIAPGRVYRSDSDATHTPMFHQVEGLVVDEDIHLGHLKWTLETFFKAFFEREDIVLRLRPSYFPFTEPSVEVDVGYSNEGDRRVVGGHGDDDGHDWMELGGSGMVNRRVLEFAGIDADKYQGFAFGLGIDRIAMLKYGMNDLRAFFDGDPRWLAHYGFSPYDQPTLSAGVGVRP, from the coding sequence ATGACCGAACTGACAGATCAAAAAGAAGCCGCCCTTGCGGCAATTGAGGCGAGCGCGACTCTCGATGCGCTCGAAGAACAGCGCGTGGCAGCGCTCGGCAAAAAAGGCTGGGTGAGCCTGGCGCTTAAAACGCTTGGGACGATGAGCCCCGAAGAGCGCAAGGATGCAGCTCCCGCGATTCAGGCTGTGCGCGGGGAAGTCGCCTCTGCCCTCGAAGCCAAAAAGGCTCAGCTTGAAGCATCTGTTCTCGAAGCGCAGCTGGCAGCCGAGACGATTGATCTTACGCTCCCTGCGCCAAATCAGCCCAAAGGCTCGATCCACCCGGTTAGTCAGGTGATGGATGAGCTGGCCGAAATTTTCGCGGACCTTGGCTTTTCGGTTGCGACTGGTCCGGAGATTGAGGACGATTGGCACAATTTTACCGCGCTCAACATGGATGAAAGCCACCCAGCGCGCGCGATGCACGATACGTTCTACTTCCCGGATAAGGCGGCGGACGGTGCCTCCATGCTGCTGCGCACGCACACATCGCCTGTGCAGATCCGGTCGATGAAAGCGCAAGGCGCGCCCATTCGCCTGATCGCGCCGGGCCGTGTGTACCGCTCTGATTCAGACGCGACCCACACGCCAATGTTCCACCAGGTCGAAGGGCTTGTCGTGGATGAGGACATTCACCTCGGCCACCTTAAATGGACGCTCGAGACCTTTTTCAAAGCGTTCTTCGAGCGCGAGGACATCGTCCTGCGTCTTCGCCCTTCCTACTTCCCCTTCACCGAACCATCGGTCGAAGTCGATGTGGGCTATTCCAACGAAGGCGACCGCCGCGTCGTTGGCGGTCATGGCGATGATGATGGCCACGACTGGATGGAATTGGGCGGCAGCGGCATGGTCAATCGCCGCGTCCTCGAATTCGCAGGGATTGATGCCGATAAATATCAAGGGTTCGCCTTTGGCCTCGGTATCGACCGCATTGCTATGCTGAAATACGGGATGAACGATTTGCGCGCTTTCTTCGACGGTGATCCGCGCTGGCTCGCTCACTATGGCTTCTCGCCATATGATCAGCCGACGCTTTCCGCTGGTGTGGGAGTGCGACCATGA
- a CDS encoding AraC family transcriptional regulator codes for MHAQSGSSVTIRFALPSARLKPYVTTYYYTEVVARPDEPFVEDRLHPEWANLRFVGQGRAQCSIGDAPFEEVPEFSVVGPTACSPCFRMGSGRSWGIGLLPLGWAALFAARASDYADRVVDGLSDPAFAAFRPLANALAQSSGDFAEELALIETHMEAIALRQTTDMPAIQRVSSALVDPTIAMVSELADRAGMNIRSLERLSKRGFGFTPKLLLRRQRFLRSLAQFMLDPSLKWLSTLDEQYHDQAHFVRDFKRFMGMGPSEYAKLDKPILMAAAQARMAIAGEAVQALHNPDRT; via the coding sequence ATGCACGCGCAGTCAGGAAGCTCTGTCACGATCCGCTTCGCTTTGCCGAGCGCAAGGCTAAAGCCTTATGTGACGACCTACTATTACACCGAAGTCGTTGCGCGGCCGGATGAACCATTTGTCGAGGATCGCCTGCATCCAGAATGGGCAAACCTGCGTTTTGTGGGTCAGGGGCGCGCTCAATGCTCAATTGGTGATGCGCCGTTTGAGGAGGTGCCCGAATTTAGCGTTGTTGGTCCTACCGCCTGTTCCCCTTGCTTTCGCATGGGCTCAGGCAGGAGCTGGGGCATTGGCCTGTTGCCGCTTGGCTGGGCCGCGCTGTTCGCGGCGCGCGCGAGTGACTATGCGGACCGGGTGGTCGATGGTCTGAGCGATCCAGCTTTCGCGGCATTCAGGCCGCTGGCTAATGCCCTTGCACAAAGCAGCGGCGACTTTGCAGAAGAGCTTGCCCTGATCGAGACGCATATGGAGGCGATCGCTCTGCGTCAGACCACCGATATGCCTGCAATTCAAAGGGTCAGCAGCGCCCTTGTCGATCCGACAATAGCTATGGTGAGCGAGCTTGCAGACCGCGCAGGGATGAACATCCGTTCGCTTGAGCGGCTTTCGAAGCGTGGATTTGGCTTCACGCCCAAACTCCTGCTTCGTCGTCAGCGTTTCTTGCGCAGCCTTGCCCAATTTATGCTCGACCCATCTTTAAAATGGCTCAGCACTCTAGATGAACAATACCACGATCAGGCGCATTTCGTTCGTGATTTCAAGCGGTTTATGGGTATGGGGCCGAGCGAATATGCGAAGCTGGACAAGCCCATTTTGATGGCCGCAGCGCAGGCGAGGATGGCGATTGCGGGCGAGGCGGTGCAAGCGCTCCACAACCCCGATCGCACTTAA
- a CDS encoding AraC family transcriptional regulator translates to MGAEEQFRPVGKAAADALGTPRQSVRAVFHAPPEQFAGCFTTFYQLKLDVADGGEVEDYLQPEWANLRFFGGSCPTSRIGDQVISGARFGVTGPSSLSCHFRLGTSRMWGIGLLPLGWARLIGADAFGYRNALLDGTKDANFAKFDCLSDLLCNPEADEEEQLAEIIKVMEQFMRPSRDDAKIVRVHDALVSGEHLAVADLADSCGMSIRTLERVCRRYFGFTPKRLMRRQRFTRTLAAFMLQRGSLWTQSMDEEYHDQAQFTREFSEFMTMTPSKYASLDHPILASFIEARARIWGSAAQALDTPTQSSGSGD, encoded by the coding sequence ATGGGTGCAGAAGAACAATTCAGACCTGTCGGCAAAGCGGCGGCCGATGCCCTGGGCACACCGCGCCAATCTGTAAGAGCCGTCTTCCATGCTCCTCCCGAACAGTTCGCTGGATGTTTCACGACGTTCTATCAGCTGAAGCTCGATGTGGCAGATGGCGGGGAGGTTGAGGATTACCTTCAGCCCGAATGGGCGAACCTGCGCTTTTTTGGCGGTTCGTGTCCGACTTCGCGCATTGGTGATCAAGTGATCTCGGGCGCGCGGTTCGGGGTGACCGGGCCAAGCTCGCTTTCGTGCCACTTCCGGCTCGGTACGTCGCGAATGTGGGGCATCGGGCTCTTGCCGCTGGGTTGGGCGCGGCTGATCGGCGCAGATGCGTTTGGCTACCGCAACGCGCTGCTTGACGGGACGAAGGATGCAAACTTTGCCAAGTTTGATTGTTTGTCCGATCTCCTGTGCAATCCGGAGGCTGATGAAGAGGAGCAATTGGCCGAGATCATCAAGGTGATGGAGCAATTTATGCGTCCCTCGCGCGATGATGCCAAGATTGTTCGCGTTCATGATGCGCTGGTGAGCGGAGAACATCTGGCGGTCGCGGATCTGGCCGATTCCTGCGGCATGAGCATCCGCACGCTGGAACGCGTGTGCCGACGCTATTTCGGCTTTACGCCCAAGCGGCTGATGCGGCGCCAACGCTTCACGCGGACGCTGGCCGCCTTTATGTTGCAGCGCGGTTCGCTATGGACTCAATCGATGGACGAAGAGTATCACGATCAGGCCCAATTCACCCGTGAGTTCAGCGAGTTCATGACGATGACGCCGAGCAAATATGCAAGCCTTGATCACCCGATCCTTGCCTCCTTTATCGAAGCGCGCGCCCGCATTTGGGGCAGCGCCGCGCAGGCGCTTGATACACCCACTCAATCGAGCGGCTCTGGCGACTGA
- the rplT gene encoding 50S ribosomal protein L20: MPRIKRGVTTRQKHKRLLEQAKGYRGRRKNTIRIARQAVEKAGQYAYRDRKVKKRNFRALWIQRINAAVRAEGLTYSQFMHGVKLAGIELDRKVMADLAMHEEAAFKTIIAQAKQALPA; the protein is encoded by the coding sequence ATGCCACGCATTAAACGCGGCGTTACCACGCGCCAAAAGCACAAGCGTCTTTTAGAGCAGGCCAAGGGTTACCGCGGCCGTCGTAAAAATACGATCCGCATCGCCCGTCAAGCGGTCGAAAAGGCAGGCCAATACGCTTACCGCGACCGCAAGGTTAAGAAGCGCAATTTCCGCGCTCTGTGGATCCAGCGTATCAACGCAGCAGTGCGCGCTGAAGGCCTCACCTATTCACAGTTCATGCACGGCGTGAAACTGGCCGGGATCGAGCTTGACCGTAAAGTCATGGCTGATCTTGCCATGCACGAAGAAGCGGCGTTCAAAACGATCATCGCTCAAGCTAAGCAAGCGCTTCCAGCGTAA
- the rpmI gene encoding 50S ribosomal protein L35, giving the protein MPKLKTKSGVKKRFKITATGKVKHGVAGKRHRLISHNAKYIRQNRGTTVAADPDAKTVKKWAPYGLD; this is encoded by the coding sequence ATGCCCAAGCTTAAGACCAAAAGCGGTGTGAAGAAGCGCTTCAAAATCACCGCAACTGGCAAGGTTAAGCACGGCGTTGCTGGTAAACGCCACCGTTTGATCAGCCACAATGCAAAGTACATCCGTCAAAATCGTGGCACCACCGTTGCTGCTGATCCTGACGCGAAGACGGTCAAGAAATGGGCGCCTTACGGCCTCGATTGA
- a CDS encoding gamma-glutamylcyclotransferase encodes MTQPTHLFFYGVLQEGLGPDGGDWPFLKGLGMGAPATTQGALYAIAHEGEWFPALILTQARYSTIVHGTIYEASHVDMGPVDEFEGESYTRRGVPVDGWDGYGETMADAYIWTDDLPEGAEPIASGNFAQWLTETERKAYSGG; translated from the coding sequence ATGACCCAGCCAACTCACCTGTTCTTCTACGGCGTCCTTCAAGAAGGCCTCGGCCCCGACGGCGGCGATTGGCCGTTTCTGAAAGGCCTTGGCATGGGAGCGCCGGCCACCACGCAAGGGGCGCTTTATGCGATTGCCCATGAAGGCGAGTGGTTTCCTGCGCTTATCCTGACGCAGGCGCGCTATTCCACGATTGTTCACGGCACAATCTATGAGGCGAGCCATGTGGACATGGGGCCAGTCGATGAGTTCGAGGGGGAAAGCTACACCCGCCGGGGCGTGCCCGTTGATGGCTGGGACGGATACGGTGAGACGATGGCGGATGCTTACATCTGGACCGATGATCTGCCCGAAGGAGCCGAGCCAATTGCGAGCGGCAACTTTGCGCAGTGGCTCACCGAAACAGAGCGCAAGGCGTACTCCGGAGGATAG
- a CDS encoding inositol monophosphatase family protein encodes MTPADLEFANRLADAAGSVIRPLFRGDAKGDWAAETKADASAVTEADRAAEAVMRKMIEEERPDDGIIGEEYGTSNESAGRQWVLDPIDGTQSFVAGRAIFGTLIALMQDGWPVLGIIDQPVQRERWAGRVGDGTTLNGKPVKTRPCRGVEGMSMATTSPHCFSADEADAWLNVVTNAYPKKPWPIYGGDCYNYAMLASGHIDLVMETGLKLHDYAALVPVVEGAGGVMSDWQGNPLDADSDGTVIALGDPARIEDVLAAMGSSELAPNVKQSNDSSILPSSGGLSFPLGED; translated from the coding sequence ATGACTCCAGCCGATCTCGAATTCGCCAACCGCCTCGCCGATGCAGCCGGTTCCGTCATCCGTCCGCTGTTTCGCGGTGATGCGAAGGGTGATTGGGCGGCGGAAACAAAGGCCGATGCCTCCGCTGTGACCGAGGCCGATCGCGCTGCCGAGGCGGTCATGCGCAAGATGATCGAGGAAGAGCGCCCCGATGACGGCATTATCGGCGAAGAATATGGCACAAGCAACGAAAGCGCAGGGCGGCAATGGGTGCTCGATCCGATTGACGGCACGCAAAGCTTCGTCGCGGGCCGCGCGATATTCGGGACTTTGATTGCCCTGATGCAGGACGGCTGGCCCGTACTCGGAATTATCGACCAGCCGGTGCAGCGCGAACGCTGGGCAGGCCGCGTGGGCGATGGCACGACGCTGAATGGCAAGCCTGTCAAAACCCGCCCCTGTCGCGGGGTTGAAGGGATGAGCATGGCGACCACTTCACCCCACTGCTTCAGCGCGGATGAGGCCGATGCGTGGCTGAATGTCGTCACCAATGCTTATCCCAAAAAGCCGTGGCCGATCTACGGCGGCGATTGCTACAATTACGCGATGCTGGCGAGCGGCCATATCGACTTAGTGATGGAGACAGGGCTCAAGCTTCACGACTACGCTGCACTCGTCCCCGTGGTCGAAGGCGCAGGCGGAGTGATGAGCGACTGGCAAGGCAACCCGCTTGACGCCGATAGCGACGGGACCGTGATTGCTCTGGGCGATCCGGCGCGGATTGAGGATGTCCTTGCTGCTATGGGTTCAAGCGAGCTTGCGCCCAATGTGAAGCAATCGAACGACAGCTCGATCTTGCCGAGCTCAGGGGGCTTGAGCTTTCCTTTGGGTGAGGATTGA
- a CDS encoding alpha/beta fold hydrolase — MLVIASLSVNGCAGLGYLGSAVLSPPQKVMVQSEGFGELELYSFDTGPSPSQAIFFISGSGCASLRFFLKRYFTGLPEGYRIYALQKSGVDAMNTGANCSDQFHRSNTIDQLIARNGAALTAVKAQFGGEFVAIVGVSEGGVVSAPVAVANPQIPNLIIIGAGAMTFREELSILARQRGREDELTAALANVEITPKSIDERFMGMPHLYLTSMLDFDPLPHLLASKQRVLFVHGEKDESVPLASARVAAEALSRDSSRKVVLEIVPGANHVLVNEEGDQKVDIMRKLPVWMNVADQGALQ, encoded by the coding sequence ATGTTGGTAATCGCATCGCTTTCCGTCAACGGATGCGCGGGGTTGGGATATCTGGGCAGCGCGGTGCTTTCGCCTCCGCAAAAGGTGATGGTCCAATCTGAAGGCTTTGGCGAATTGGAACTTTATAGTTTCGATACTGGCCCCTCACCTTCACAGGCCATTTTTTTCATATCAGGTTCGGGATGCGCATCGCTTCGCTTCTTCCTGAAACGCTACTTCACAGGGCTACCCGAAGGCTACCGAATTTATGCGCTACAAAAGTCGGGTGTTGACGCGATGAACACGGGCGCGAATTGCTCTGATCAGTTTCACCGCTCCAACACTATAGATCAACTGATCGCGCGAAACGGAGCGGCTCTGACGGCTGTAAAAGCCCAGTTTGGCGGCGAGTTTGTAGCAATTGTAGGTGTATCCGAAGGCGGGGTTGTCTCGGCACCCGTAGCTGTAGCGAACCCGCAGATCCCCAACCTCATCATCATCGGCGCAGGCGCAATGACGTTTCGTGAAGAGCTTTCAATTCTTGCCCGCCAAAGAGGGAGGGAGGACGAACTCACCGCCGCTCTTGCGAACGTGGAAATCACCCCGAAAAGTATCGATGAGCGCTTTATGGGAATGCCTCATCTCTATTTGACGAGTATGCTCGATTTCGATCCCCTGCCGCATCTGCTTGCCTCCAAGCAGCGCGTCCTTTTCGTACATGGTGAAAAGGATGAGAGTGTACCTCTTGCCTCAGCACGCGTCGCTGCCGAAGCATTGTCCCGTGACAGCAGCCGTAAGGTGGTTCTCGAAATCGTGCCCGGCGCAAATCATGTGTTGGTGAATGAGGAGGGTGACCAGAAGGTGGACATTATGAGGAAGCTTCCCGTCTGGATGAACGTCGCAGATCAAGGCGCCCTCCAATAA
- a CDS encoding ribose-phosphate pyrophosphokinase, producing the protein MFDPGEVREILKGAARAGNALTYSQMLGLLGYGFTRPKMRALCKVLDAHDEDARIAGEPGLAVLVVRQSDGLPGQGWFVSRSHLSDEMQGEWPLDWEGVEAKNYVALHQKIAFDYWRAP; encoded by the coding sequence ATGTTTGATCCCGGCGAGGTCCGGGAAATTCTCAAGGGCGCGGCGCGTGCTGGTAATGCGCTTACCTATTCGCAGATGCTCGGGCTCCTCGGCTACGGTTTTACACGGCCAAAGATGCGTGCATTGTGCAAGGTGCTCGACGCCCATGACGAGGATGCGCGTATCGCGGGCGAACCGGGGCTTGCGGTGCTTGTCGTTCGCCAGTCAGACGGCTTGCCGGGCCAAGGCTGGTTCGTCAGCCGCTCCCACCTATCCGATGAAATGCAAGGCGAGTGGCCGCTTGATTGGGAAGGTGTCGAGGCCAAGAACTACGTCGCCCTCCATCAGAAGATTGCCTTCGATTATTGGAGGGCGCCTTGA